The following proteins are encoded in a genomic region of Pseudomonas sp. Os17:
- a CDS encoding ShlB/FhaC/HecB family hemolysin secretion/activation protein, whose translation MLLALLLPTLAQAQMRVQVPSAGQAIRDIEATQPALPPPTDEVRLEVPQAERSTPAPDTSGVRLRVKAFVIEGNQVFSDQDLQPLLDDLRGQELDLGGLRDAAQRITAHYQQQGYLLARAFLPAQEVDAGVVRIEVMEGRYGRVELSNQSRARDVVLRGPLAALDAGAAVNSADLERSLLLLNDLPGVRVNGTLRAGQVPGTSDLLVQAQPGPWASGSLEADNFGGYHTGEFRLGGSFNLNNPLGLGDQINLRLLGSDRDQRYWRGAYQLPVGPWSTRVGAAYSHMSYELNRKRVKKLQMNGQARVHSVFLAQPILRGRTFDLSAQLQYENKQLRDDIDLFELSKRKHIELWTLSLGGNRQDHFFGGGYNQFSLSYGSGRLTFDDALEQRLDRYTAATGGGFAKTNLQLARLQRLGDRFQLQAQVNAQWTSANLDSSEKMGLGGPYGVRAYPLSAGIGDQGWQAGLELGYALAPSWQLSLFADKGYVQVNRLPWTNEINTQRLQSAGLGARWSGERRQLNLSSAWPLDNRKAGDGPERTPRIWVNATQFF comes from the coding sequence ATGTTGCTGGCGCTGCTGTTGCCCACGCTGGCGCAGGCGCAGATGCGGGTCCAGGTGCCCAGCGCCGGACAGGCCATACGAGACATCGAAGCCACCCAGCCGGCGCTGCCACCGCCCACCGATGAGGTGCGGCTGGAGGTGCCCCAGGCCGAGCGTTCGACCCCAGCCCCGGACACTTCGGGGGTGCGCTTGCGGGTCAAGGCCTTCGTCATCGAGGGCAATCAGGTGTTCAGCGATCAGGACCTGCAGCCGCTGCTGGACGATCTGCGCGGACAGGAACTGGACCTGGGCGGTTTGCGTGACGCAGCGCAGCGCATCACCGCCCATTACCAGCAACAGGGCTATCTGCTGGCCCGGGCCTTCTTGCCGGCCCAGGAAGTCGATGCCGGAGTGGTGCGCATCGAGGTCATGGAAGGCCGCTACGGACGTGTCGAACTGAGCAACCAGTCCCGTGCCCGGGACGTCGTACTGCGTGGGCCGCTGGCCGCACTGGACGCTGGTGCGGCGGTCAACAGCGCGGACCTCGAGCGCAGCCTGCTGCTGCTCAACGACCTGCCCGGGGTCCGGGTCAACGGCACCTTGCGGGCGGGGCAGGTCCCCGGTACCAGTGACCTGCTGGTGCAGGCGCAGCCTGGTCCCTGGGCCAGCGGCAGCCTGGAGGCCGACAACTTCGGTGGCTACCACACTGGCGAGTTTCGCCTGGGGGGCAGCTTCAACCTGAACAATCCCCTGGGCCTGGGGGACCAGATCAACCTGCGCCTGCTGGGCAGCGATCGGGACCAGCGCTACTGGCGCGGCGCTTATCAACTGCCGGTGGGGCCCTGGTCGACCCGTGTCGGCGCGGCCTATTCGCACATGAGCTACGAGCTCAACAGAAAACGCGTGAAGAAGCTGCAGATGAACGGCCAGGCCCGTGTCCACAGTGTCTTCCTCGCCCAGCCGATCCTGCGAGGCCGGACCTTCGACCTGAGCGCGCAGCTGCAATACGAGAACAAGCAGCTGCGCGACGACATCGACCTGTTCGAGCTGAGCAAGCGCAAGCACATCGAGTTGTGGACCCTGAGCCTGGGCGGCAACCGCCAGGACCACTTCTTCGGCGGTGGCTACAACCAGTTCAGCCTGTCCTACGGCTCGGGTCGCCTGACCTTCGATGACGCTCTTGAGCAGCGCCTGGATCGCTATACCGCCGCCACCGGCGGCGGCTTCGCCAAGACCAACCTGCAGCTCGCGCGCCTGCAGCGCCTGGGCGACCGCTTCCAGCTCCAAGCCCAGGTCAATGCCCAGTGGACCTCGGCCAACCTCGACAGCTCGGAAAAGATGGGACTGGGCGGCCCCTATGGAGTGCGCGCCTATCCCCTGAGCGCCGGCATTGGCGACCAGGGCTGGCAGGCCGGCCTGGAGCTGGGCTACGCCCTGGCACCCAGCTGGCAACTGAGCCTGTTTGCCGACAAGGGCTACGTGCAGGTCAACCGCCTGCCCTGGACGAACGAGATCAACACCCAGCGCCTGCAATCGGCGGGCCTGGGGGCGCGCTGGAGCGGCGAGCGGCGGCAACTCAACCTGAGCAGTGCCTGGCCCCTGGATAACCGGAAGGCCGGGGACGGTCCCGAGCGCACCCCACGGATCTGGGTGAACGCGACACAGTTTTTCTGA
- a CDS encoding LysR substrate-binding domain-containing protein has product MNRNELRKADINLMVVFEALMLERNVTRVAEKLFLGQPTISSALNRLRAMFNDPLFIRVGHRMEPTARAEQIIQHLSPALDALSSALSLTHDFDPASSSMTFRIGLSDDVEFGLLPPLLRALRQEAPQVVVVVQHVDYWRIPDLLASGDITVGISQTRGLPANAKRKLLRHIQPSVLRADASDTPLTLDEYCARPHVLVSHTANVAGFADEWLAEIGRTRQVVLSVPQYSSLPALLAGTDMLASLPDYAAAAMAASGQLFVEPYPFKTPTLDLSMVWLSHVDSDPAERWLRSRLEAFMSERAPLAS; this is encoded by the coding sequence ATGAATCGCAATGAACTGCGCAAGGCCGACATCAACCTGATGGTGGTGTTCGAGGCGTTGATGCTTGAACGCAACGTCACCCGGGTGGCGGAGAAGCTGTTTCTCGGCCAGCCCACCATCAGCTCCGCCCTCAACCGTTTGCGAGCGATGTTCAACGATCCGCTGTTCATCCGGGTCGGCCATCGCATGGAGCCCACTGCGCGCGCCGAGCAGATCATCCAGCACCTGTCGCCGGCCCTGGACGCGCTGTCCTCGGCCCTGAGCCTGACCCACGATTTCGATCCCGCCAGCAGTAGCATGACCTTTCGCATCGGCCTGTCCGACGACGTCGAGTTCGGCCTGTTGCCGCCCCTGCTGCGGGCCCTGCGCCAGGAAGCGCCGCAGGTGGTGGTCGTGGTGCAGCATGTGGACTACTGGCGGATTCCCGATCTGCTGGCCTCGGGCGATATCACCGTCGGCATCAGCCAGACCCGCGGCCTGCCGGCCAATGCCAAGCGCAAGTTGCTGCGGCACATCCAGCCCAGCGTGTTGCGGGCCGATGCCAGCGATACGCCGCTGACCCTCGACGAATACTGCGCGCGGCCCCATGTGCTGGTGTCCCACACCGCCAATGTCGCCGGTTTCGCCGATGAGTGGCTGGCAGAAATCGGCCGCACCCGCCAGGTGGTGCTGTCGGTGCCGCAGTACAGCTCGTTGCCGGCGCTGCTGGCAGGCACCGACATGCTCGCCAGCCTGCCGGACTATGCGGCGGCCGCCATGGCCGCCTCGGGCCAGCTGTTTGTCGAGCCCTATCCGTTCAAGACCCCGACCCTGGACTTGTCCATGGTCTGGCTCAGCCACGTCGACAGCGATCCCGCGGAACGCTGGCTGCGCTCGCGCCTGGAAGCCTTCATGAGTGAAAGGGCGCCCCTGGCGAGCTGA
- a CDS encoding two-partner secretion domain-containing protein, whose amino-acid sequence MNKIYALVWNQAQGRWSVTCEGARRRRRSGGRKGLLVMAAGLLALGGLTPAMALPEGGTLVSGSANYDVNGNNLVINQKTDKLITNWNEFNIAANQSVTFNQPGRESIALNRVTGFKASNIQGALNANGQVFLINPNGVLIGQGAQVNVGGLVASTRGISDDDFNNGRYQFTGKSAVEVINDGKITAADGGYVALLGARVRNNGEIVANQGAVALGAGNDFTLSLGNDNLISLQINGAAADALAQNTSLLKADGGQVLMLAKNSNALTQAVVNNQGVIEANTLSNKDGRIVLDGGERGVVNVGGKLTASALATDGNGGTVQTSGAVTRVELNAEVDTRSRSGRTGTWVIESNEVKVGSTGVSGNPTLIDSTLSQNLDKTNLHLRSRNGDVAVDAAVEWKSGNQLTLSAAKDVKVNQRINATGANSRLQLNAAKSVRLDSHVSLTGTSNSLGVNHGEQLIVGDKGLVTLSGGDAGFDANGKQHKVIQNSQQLQAIGNKLDDHYVLGNQIKGSGSINSIGGDQVFTGSLNGLGNTISGFTINSSGLYAGLFGQSSGSISDLKLASITVNGQNSRNGFSEIGGLVGRNSGSIERVSARDMQVSANSDQRNKVGGLVGVNYGGSIKDSSIAGSLYGGAHTTAIGGVAGENRFGSVRAGLISGSSSDVDITTKMFKQAMGGAGGLVGVNKGAVIADSSSKGTIGTYNPLYKGLNLGGLVGNNQDGTITGSRSSMTVYGSLGSHIGGLVGFNRSGIIRGSSASGNVYGAGTEAAGGLIGSQQNQSVVSNVQATGNVIDLAGMNLGGLVGKSDDSTISGYIEAKGEVKGGAKANVGGLVGSNIGGLIYDAKALGAVEGYASSNIGGLVGYNDGDLVSVEAHGKVFGDTYSSVGGLVGFNSNYSNHVIERAVATGNVHGTWHSKVGGLVGDNQSRIVNSESRGRVSGGWRTTLGGLVGVNEGQVQGSNSTGKVDTVWAYFQTYGDQIGINHGSYSSARVSSGLMD is encoded by the coding sequence GTGAACAAGATTTATGCGTTGGTATGGAACCAGGCCCAAGGTCGCTGGAGCGTAACCTGCGAGGGCGCGCGGCGCCGGCGTCGCAGTGGCGGGCGCAAGGGGTTGCTGGTGATGGCGGCGGGGTTGCTTGCCCTGGGAGGACTGACGCCGGCGATGGCGCTGCCCGAAGGCGGCACGCTGGTTTCCGGCAGTGCCAATTACGACGTCAATGGCAACAACCTGGTGATCAATCAAAAGACCGACAAGCTGATCACCAACTGGAACGAGTTCAATATCGCCGCCAATCAATCGGTGACCTTCAACCAGCCGGGACGCGAGTCCATCGCCCTGAACCGGGTGACCGGCTTCAAGGCCAGCAACATTCAGGGCGCGCTGAACGCCAACGGCCAGGTGTTTCTGATCAACCCCAACGGGGTGTTGATCGGCCAGGGCGCCCAGGTCAACGTCGGCGGCCTGGTGGCCTCGACCCGTGGCATCAGTGACGATGACTTCAATAACGGTCGCTACCAATTCACCGGAAAGTCGGCGGTCGAAGTGATCAACGACGGCAAGATCACTGCTGCCGATGGCGGCTACGTGGCGCTGCTGGGCGCGCGGGTGCGCAACAACGGCGAAATCGTCGCCAATCAGGGCGCTGTGGCCCTGGGGGCCGGCAACGACTTCACCCTGAGCCTGGGTAACGACAATCTGATCAGCTTGCAGATCAACGGTGCCGCCGCGGATGCGTTGGCGCAGAACACGTCGTTGCTCAAGGCCGATGGCGGCCAGGTGCTGATGCTGGCCAAGAACTCCAATGCGCTGACTCAGGCGGTGGTCAACAACCAGGGCGTGATCGAGGCCAATACCCTGTCCAACAAGGATGGACGCATTGTTCTGGATGGCGGCGAGCGTGGCGTGGTCAATGTGGGGGGCAAATTGACGGCCAGCGCCTTAGCCACCGACGGCAACGGCGGTACGGTTCAAACCTCGGGCGCGGTCACTCGGGTCGAGCTCAATGCCGAGGTCGATACCCGCTCCAGGAGTGGTCGCACCGGCACCTGGGTCATCGAGTCCAATGAGGTCAAGGTGGGTTCCACGGGCGTGTCCGGCAACCCGACCCTGATCGACAGCACCCTCTCCCAGAACCTGGACAAGACCAACCTTCATCTGCGCAGCCGCAATGGCGATGTGGCGGTGGACGCTGCGGTCGAGTGGAAAAGCGGCAACCAACTGACCCTGAGCGCCGCCAAGGACGTCAAGGTCAATCAACGGATCAACGCCACGGGTGCCAACTCGCGTCTGCAACTGAACGCCGCCAAGTCGGTCCGGCTCGACAGTCACGTGAGCCTCACCGGCACCAGCAACAGTCTGGGGGTCAATCATGGCGAGCAACTGATCGTGGGCGACAAGGGACTGGTGACCTTGTCCGGAGGCGACGCCGGGTTTGACGCCAATGGCAAGCAGCACAAAGTGATCCAGAACAGCCAGCAGTTGCAGGCCATCGGCAACAAGCTCGATGACCACTATGTGCTGGGCAATCAGATCAAGGGCTCGGGGAGCATCAACTCGATTGGCGGCGACCAGGTGTTCACCGGTTCCTTGAACGGTCTGGGCAATACCATCAGTGGCTTCACCATCAACAGCTCGGGCCTGTATGCCGGATTGTTCGGCCAGTCCTCCGGCAGCATCAGCGATCTGAAGCTGGCCTCGATCACCGTCAACGGACAAAACAGCCGCAACGGCTTCAGTGAAATTGGCGGTCTGGTGGGGCGCAACAGTGGCAGCATTGAACGGGTCAGTGCCCGCGATATGCAGGTCTCTGCCAATAGCGACCAGCGCAACAAGGTCGGCGGCCTGGTGGGAGTCAACTACGGTGGGTCGATCAAGGACTCGTCGATAGCGGGTTCGCTGTATGGCGGCGCCCATACCACGGCCATCGGCGGCGTGGCCGGGGAAAACCGCTTCGGCAGTGTCAGGGCCGGTCTCATCAGTGGCAGTTCCAGTGATGTCGATATCACCACCAAGATGTTCAAACAGGCCATGGGCGGCGCCGGAGGACTGGTCGGGGTCAACAAGGGCGCCGTGATTGCCGACTCGTCGAGCAAGGGCACCATCGGTACTTACAATCCGCTCTACAAGGGACTGAACCTGGGCGGGCTGGTGGGTAATAACCAGGACGGCACCATTACCGGCTCCCGTTCCTCGATGACCGTGTACGGCTCGCTGGGTAGCCATATTGGCGGGCTGGTCGGGTTCAACCGCTCAGGCATCATCCGCGGGTCCAGTGCCAGCGGTAACGTCTACGGGGCGGGCACCGAGGCCGCCGGGGGGCTGATCGGCTCGCAGCAGAACCAGAGCGTGGTCAGCAACGTCCAGGCCACCGGTAATGTCATTGACCTGGCCGGCATGAATCTGGGCGGGCTGGTTGGAAAAAGTGACGACAGCACCATCAGCGGCTACATCGAGGCCAAGGGCGAGGTCAAGGGAGGAGCGAAGGCCAACGTCGGCGGCCTGGTCGGCAGCAACATCGGTGGCCTGATCTACGATGCCAAGGCGCTGGGCGCGGTGGAGGGCTATGCCAGCAGTAATATTGGCGGGCTGGTGGGCTACAACGATGGCGACCTGGTCTCGGTCGAGGCCCATGGCAAGGTCTTTGGCGATACCTACAGCTCGGTGGGCGGACTGGTGGGCTTCAACTCCAACTACTCCAACCACGTCATCGAGCGTGCCGTGGCGACTGGCAATGTCCATGGAACCTGGCACAGCAAGGTCGGGGGCCTGGTCGGCGATAACCAGTCGCGGATCGTCAACTCCGAGTCCCGTGGCCGCGTCAGTGGCGGCTGGCGTACCACCCTGGGTGGGCTGGTGGGCGTGAACGAGGGGCAGGTCCAAGGCTCGAATTCCACCGGCAAGGTCGATACCGTCTGGGCCTACTTCCAGACGTATGGTGACCAGATCGGCATCAACCACGGCTCCTATTCGTCGGCCCGGGTGTCCAGCGGCCTGATGGACTAA
- a CDS encoding fimbria/pilus outer membrane usher protein, with the protein MRARVCPGEGAALLLRVLSVLAGLLGLAAPVAAQPTSADQATPSEVAGDASQNSPVFFDTQMLFKGPGTLIDTQRFERPGYVAPGKYLLDVRVSGAWRGLIEIELRESDDPQGSQPCYDRALLKQLGIDLNKVDAALAPARHPLQGDGVFCGDLASYIPHVTTKVNMAEQQLELSVPQLFVLPELASSYVDPASWDGGINAARLNYSTNLFSSQSRGRRSTNGYAGLNMGLNLGNLRLRHSGTLSWSPDSGSDYQRGYIYGQTDLTDWRSQLLVGESVTDAELFDSVSFRGIKLFSDERMLPTTQRYFAPVVRGTANTNAKVTVYQRGYLVYETTVAPGPFEIADLQAASFGGDLEVTLTEADGRTQRFTVPFATMARHLRPGNTRYSLSGGQVIRAGGRGQHQYVAQGTLQRGLDNQVTGYAGASLTGSYMAGLIGAALNTEFGGFGLDLTQSRTQVPRNGSLQGSSLRLSYSKNLHDSGTQFSLLAYRYSTRGYLSLRDAIDLEDFVNRGARFDDFARVRDRLDVTINQRVDGIGGDFYLNGSSLNYWNSRGRARNYSMGYNHQWRGLSYAFSVQRTQGSSQFSGRRTSSENTLWSLSLSLPLGGVAGRSTLANAFISHDRNSGAHYSSGISGSLGERETASYGVSVSHDAQPRETSTNANLSYYLPQVALSSSLSQGRDYRAQSLGASGGMLLHSGGLTLSQTLSETAALVHAPHASGASVGYAGAQVDGQGYAVLPSLAPYQLNTVDLDPSGMAEDVELQVSSRNVAPRAGAVVRLSYPTRKARAFLVDSRQADGAPLPFAASALDADSGEELGAVGQGSRLVLRSEKDRGRIRVQWGEGPAEQCLIDYVLPAPATRSGNDSLLLDLPCRGLSQSGASAMEPAS; encoded by the coding sequence GTGCGTGCTCGAGTCTGTCCTGGCGAGGGTGCGGCCCTGCTCTTGCGAGTACTGTCGGTGCTGGCCGGGCTGCTGGGGCTGGCGGCTCCTGTGGCGGCCCAGCCGACGAGCGCTGATCAGGCCACGCCGTCGGAGGTGGCCGGCGACGCGTCTCAGAACAGCCCGGTGTTCTTCGATACCCAGATGCTGTTCAAGGGGCCGGGAACCCTCATCGACACCCAGCGCTTCGAGCGCCCGGGTTACGTGGCGCCGGGCAAGTACCTGCTGGATGTGCGGGTCAGCGGTGCCTGGCGCGGGCTGATCGAGATCGAACTGCGCGAAAGCGATGATCCCCAGGGCAGCCAGCCCTGCTACGACCGCGCTTTGCTCAAGCAACTGGGCATCGACCTGAACAAAGTCGACGCCGCGCTGGCGCCTGCCCGTCATCCGTTGCAGGGCGACGGGGTGTTCTGCGGCGACCTGGCCAGTTACATCCCCCACGTGACGACGAAGGTCAACATGGCCGAGCAGCAGCTGGAGCTCTCGGTGCCCCAGCTGTTCGTGCTGCCTGAACTCGCTTCCAGCTACGTCGATCCGGCCAGTTGGGACGGGGGCATCAACGCGGCCCGGCTCAACTACAGCACCAACCTGTTCAGCTCCCAGAGCCGTGGTCGGCGCAGTACCAACGGCTATGCTGGATTGAACATGGGCCTGAACCTGGGAAACCTGCGCCTGCGTCACAGCGGCACCTTGTCCTGGTCGCCCGACAGCGGCAGCGATTATCAACGGGGCTATATCTACGGCCAGACCGACCTGACCGACTGGCGTTCGCAATTGCTGGTGGGGGAGAGTGTGACCGACGCCGAACTGTTCGATTCGGTGTCGTTTCGCGGCATCAAGCTGTTCAGCGATGAACGCATGCTGCCCACCACCCAGCGCTATTTCGCCCCGGTGGTGCGCGGCACGGCCAATACCAACGCCAAGGTCACGGTGTATCAGCGCGGTTACCTGGTGTATGAAACCACCGTCGCCCCGGGCCCCTTCGAGATTGCCGACCTGCAGGCCGCCAGCTTTGGCGGCGACCTGGAGGTGACCCTTACCGAGGCCGACGGTCGCACCCAGCGTTTTACCGTGCCCTTTGCCACCATGGCCCGCCACCTGCGTCCGGGGAATACCCGCTACAGCCTGAGCGGCGGCCAGGTGATCAGGGCCGGGGGGCGTGGCCAGCATCAGTACGTGGCCCAGGGCACCCTGCAACGGGGGCTGGACAACCAGGTCACCGGTTATGCCGGCGCCTCGCTCACCGGCAGCTACATGGCCGGCCTGATCGGCGCGGCGCTGAACACCGAGTTCGGCGGTTTCGGCCTCGACCTGACCCAGTCCCGCACCCAGGTGCCGCGCAACGGCAGCCTGCAGGGCTCCAGCCTGCGTCTTTCCTACAGCAAGAACCTGCATGACAGCGGCACCCAGTTCTCGTTGCTGGCTTATCGCTATTCCACCCGGGGCTATCTGAGCCTGAGGGACGCCATCGACCTGGAGGACTTCGTCAACCGAGGGGCGCGGTTCGACGACTTCGCCCGGGTCCGCGATCGGCTGGATGTGACGATCAACCAGCGGGTGGACGGCATCGGCGGTGACTTCTACCTCAACGGCTCCTCCCTCAACTACTGGAACAGCCGCGGTCGGGCGCGCAACTACTCCATGGGCTACAACCACCAATGGCGCGGCCTCAGCTATGCCTTCAGCGTCCAGCGGACCCAGGGTTCGAGCCAGTTTTCGGGGCGGCGCACCAGCAGCGAGAACACCCTGTGGAGCCTGAGCCTGTCGCTGCCCCTGGGGGGCGTCGCCGGGCGTTCCACCCTGGCCAACGCCTTCATCAGTCACGACCGGAATTCCGGTGCCCACTATTCCAGCGGCATTTCCGGCTCGCTGGGCGAGCGTGAAACCGCCTCCTATGGCGTGTCGGTGTCCCATGATGCCCAGCCGCGGGAAACCTCGACCAACGCCAATCTGAGCTACTACCTGCCGCAGGTGGCCTTAAGTTCGAGCCTGTCCCAGGGCCGTGACTACCGGGCCCAGTCGCTGGGCGCCTCCGGCGGCATGCTCCTGCATTCCGGGGGCCTGACCCTGTCCCAGACCCTGAGTGAAACCGCGGCCCTGGTGCATGCCCCCCATGCCAGTGGCGCCAGTGTCGGCTATGCCGGTGCGCAGGTGGACGGGCAGGGGTATGCGGTGTTGCCGAGTCTTGCGCCCTATCAGCTCAATACCGTGGACCTGGACCCCAGCGGCATGGCCGAGGATGTCGAGCTGCAGGTCAGTTCGCGCAACGTCGCGCCCAGGGCGGGGGCGGTGGTCAGGCTGTCCTACCCGACCCGCAAGGCCCGGGCGTTTCTGGTCGACAGCCGGCAGGCCGATGGTGCACCGCTGCCCTTTGCCGCCAGTGCCCTGGACGCCGACAGCGGCGAGGAGCTGGGGGCGGTGGGGCAGGGCAGTCGCCTGGTGCTGCGCAGCGAGAAGGACCGCGGCCGCATCCGTGTGCAGTGGGGCGAAGGCCCCGCCGAGCAGTGCCTGATCGACTACGTATTGCCGGCGCCTGCGACCCGGTCGGGCAACGATTCGCTTTTGCTCGACCTGCCGTGCCGCGGCCTGTCGCAGTCGGGCGCCAGCGCCATGGAGCCTGCATCTTGA
- a CDS encoding fimbrial protein, translating into MRAIILMLLCVQGGAPVYAAIEGKARGCVFSSYGSTAQDWLEITPLTRSTPVGSVLQQRHVNPVIEYTTEESATQEQHELVSAAHLPGVRFPDGIIPTNIDGISFQVTAYPTGAGPHVLTGNFYPRVLEKYGVEHANAALKKVVTAYVYSLVLTRPADELPKGALVVNSLSGAQVALYALDLDQGVVTVGQHLQELPQHDNRERCSKQLLLNEHDLLGSEGVKFTAQCQVVTRNVTLRLGSPSAHDFPTLGATSPPSAMARLEVNDCSFNSLPKVSFSTEPASRCDPTGILGLTQSAQDQGRSVAKGVGIVMFNEQIPRIHCNGTQYAMERLLGSDSASFSFRAQYIRTGPVTEGAANSSAQFNFTFD; encoded by the coding sequence ATGCGCGCGATCATCTTGATGCTGTTGTGCGTGCAAGGGGGCGCACCGGTGTACGCGGCTATCGAGGGCAAGGCCAGGGGGTGTGTGTTTAGTAGTTATGGCAGCACTGCCCAGGACTGGTTGGAAATCACGCCATTGACCCGGAGCACGCCGGTGGGTTCGGTATTGCAGCAGCGTCACGTGAACCCGGTGATCGAATACACCACCGAGGAATCTGCAACCCAGGAGCAGCATGAGTTGGTGTCCGCCGCGCATTTGCCCGGGGTGAGATTTCCCGACGGTATCATTCCGACCAATATCGATGGCATCAGCTTCCAGGTGACGGCCTATCCAACCGGCGCGGGCCCTCATGTCCTCACGGGCAATTTCTATCCCCGGGTACTGGAAAAGTACGGCGTGGAGCACGCAAACGCCGCGTTGAAAAAGGTCGTCACGGCCTACGTGTATTCGCTGGTCCTGACCCGACCCGCTGACGAGTTGCCCAAGGGGGCGCTGGTGGTCAACAGCTTGAGCGGTGCCCAGGTGGCGCTATACGCGCTGGATCTGGACCAGGGGGTGGTGACGGTCGGGCAACATTTGCAGGAGCTGCCGCAACACGACAATAGAGAGCGGTGTTCGAAACAACTGCTGCTCAACGAGCACGATCTGCTTGGTTCCGAAGGCGTCAAGTTCACCGCCCAGTGCCAGGTGGTCACCCGCAACGTCACGCTGCGCCTGGGCAGTCCCTCGGCCCATGACTTCCCGACGCTGGGCGCGACCTCGCCGCCCTCGGCCATGGCCAGGCTTGAGGTCAACGACTGCTCGTTCAACAGCCTGCCGAAGGTTTCGTTCAGCACCGAACCGGCCTCGCGCTGCGACCCGACAGGGATACTGGGGCTGACTCAATCGGCTCAGGATCAGGGGCGGTCCGTCGCCAAGGGCGTTGGCATCGTCATGTTCAATGAGCAGATCCCGCGGATTCATTGCAATGGCACTCAATACGCCATGGAGCGCCTGTTGGGCAGCGACAGCGCCAGCTTCAGCTTTCGCGCCCAGTACATTCGCACCGGTCCCGTCACCGAGGGGGCAGCCAACAGCAGCGCCCAGTTCAACTTCACCTTCGACTGA
- a CDS encoding fimbrial biogenesis chaperone: MAPKAHVFKTFVIGAIFLALFSSAVNAEIVIQGTRVVYPANARDVTLRMNNPGSMPILVQAWIDDGDASKAPEEMKVPFQLTPALSRLEPNAAAVLRIGYSKEPLPADRESLYWLNILEVPPQQKQDENRLAFTFRHRIKLFFRPTDLQVNVNSAVDKLSWKFEPAGVARDMSSGPVIQVSNPTPYYLSFSKVEVQAQGRSVDLGAGMVAPFARESFAWPANAERAPRNAAVRFEVVNDFGGRVPLEKNLL, encoded by the coding sequence ATGGCGCCGAAAGCGCATGTGTTTAAAACTTTCGTTATCGGCGCCATCTTTCTGGCTTTGTTTTCCTCGGCAGTCAATGCGGAAATAGTTATTCAGGGTACTCGTGTGGTTTATCCGGCGAATGCCCGTGATGTAACACTGAGAATGAATAATCCGGGCAGCATGCCCATATTGGTACAGGCCTGGATCGACGATGGCGATGCCAGTAAGGCGCCTGAAGAGATGAAAGTGCCTTTTCAACTGACTCCGGCACTCAGTCGCCTGGAACCCAATGCCGCGGCGGTACTGCGTATTGGTTATTCGAAAGAACCATTGCCTGCTGATCGTGAATCGCTGTACTGGCTGAATATCCTGGAAGTTCCGCCACAACAGAAACAGGATGAAAACCGATTGGCCTTTACCTTCCGCCACCGGATCAAGTTGTTCTTTCGTCCTACGGACTTGCAGGTCAATGTCAACTCGGCGGTGGACAAGCTCAGTTGGAAGTTCGAGCCCGCAGGAGTGGCCAGGGACATGAGCTCAGGTCCGGTCATCCAGGTGTCCAATCCGACGCCTTATTACCTGTCCTTCAGCAAGGTCGAGGTGCAAGCGCAGGGGCGGAGCGTCGACCTGGGGGCCGGGATGGTCGCGCCCTTTGCCCGGGAGTCCTTCGCCTGGCCGGCAAACGCCGAAAGAGCGCCTCGCAATGCGGCGGTGCGCTTTGAAGTGGTCAATGACTTCGGCGGCCGAGTGCCGCTTGAAAAGAACCTTCTCTAG
- a CDS encoding fimbrial biogenesis chaperone, whose product MRGWLVRVGRDLCLLGTALLLCSQGARADLSIVGTRFIYPQGLAALSIRAGNLGSAPLLLQTWLDQGDPSVDPSRLAVPFVLSPPLSRLDPQQSVVLSLRHSGEPLPADRESLFWLNFLEVPSLQPLSGNQLRVSYRLRMKLLYRPKGLSGRADQAVRQLRWNLQTAAQAAGAAALNVSNPTPYYVSLAQLAVGDLQPPITWQGITVEPFGSVRLPLPVAPALRDAMTDVRYQVVLDSGETLSGSVQIHP is encoded by the coding sequence TTGAGGGGCTGGCTTGTTCGTGTGGGGCGTGACCTGTGCCTGCTGGGGACGGCGCTGCTGCTGTGCAGTCAGGGCGCCCGGGCCGACCTGTCGATTGTCGGCACGCGTTTCATCTACCCCCAGGGGCTGGCGGCCTTGAGCATCCGGGCCGGCAATCTCGGCTCGGCGCCGTTGCTGCTGCAGACCTGGCTGGACCAGGGGGATCCCTCGGTGGATCCGAGCCGGCTGGCAGTGCCGTTCGTGCTTTCGCCCCCGTTGTCGCGGCTTGATCCGCAGCAGAGTGTCGTCCTGTCGCTGCGTCACAGCGGCGAGCCGCTGCCCGCTGATCGCGAGTCGCTGTTCTGGCTCAACTTTCTGGAAGTGCCGTCCCTGCAACCCCTGAGCGGCAACCAGCTGCGCGTCAGCTATCGCTTGCGCATGAAGCTGCTGTATCGCCCCAAGGGCCTGTCTGGGCGCGCCGACCAAGCGGTACGCCAACTGCGCTGGAACCTGCAGACGGCGGCGCAGGCGGCAGGAGCTGCGGCGCTCAACGTGAGCAATCCGACGCCGTACTACGTGTCCCTGGCGCAGCTGGCCGTGGGCGACCTGCAGCCACCCATCACCTGGCAGGGCATCACCGTCGAGCCGTTCGGCTCGGTGCGCCTGCCTTTACCCGTGGCGCCGGCGTTGCGCGACGCCATGACAGACGTTCGATACCAAGTGGTTTTAGACAGCGGGGAGACGCTGAGTGGAAGTGTGCAAATACACCCCTAG